In Gossypium hirsutum isolate 1008001.06 chromosome D01, Gossypium_hirsutum_v2.1, whole genome shotgun sequence, the genomic window aaaataaagaaaaaaaatgttcaaactCGATTGAATTAGTTCATGTTGATTTATGAGTCAGTCAATctaatcttttattttaaattaatatgtcaatttttaatttaaccaaTCTAATTAATCAATTGGTccaattctaaaaataatattgacTCTCCCTCAAAAGGGTTCTCCGTCATGCCATCGTACTGTGCTAAAATATTTGACACAAATGTAGAACCCGAATAGTTAAAACAAAATACAGTGATAGAAGCTCTACCGTCATGGTGCTTtcgaaatgaaaaaagaaaaaaggggacCCAAATCCTAAAATATCTCCACTTGCTATTTATACTGTTTAAAAATGTCGTTTCCCACAAAGTCCAATACCCAATCCACTTGCTTTGCGTAAAGCATAAGATAACAGAAGCAAAAAGCAAGTCTTTTCATCAATTCCTTTCCTTTGGTTTCATCGCCATTTTTGCTTTAGATTTTAATTTCTCTGTTTTGAGAGACCATAAACTAAAGCGATCATGGAATCCGGATTTATGGAAACATAGGGAACCACTCAGTCGATTCGATCAAGAAAGTGGCAAAAACTAGATTCTAGGTAAAAATTCCGACATTCTcactcttttctcttcttttttattcCACTTTTTTCGATTACTatagctttttttttaaatggttagATTCtgttattagtccctatactttgtaAAAATTGTGAATTTAATCTTACACTTTCCgaattgatcaattttaatctctatattttttagCAGTTAAATTTCCTTGGTTAGTATTGTACTATGCATGTAGTTGTATATTTAGTTGGTATTCTCTAAATAGATCATTCTAATATATTTTTCGAAGTGAAATTTTTGACACAATTTTCATGCAAGCTGACCAAAAGCTTCTTAAGGATCCTTTCATCAGTGAAACTCCTTGTTGAGCAAACTGACTGTCAATATAATATGTTGTATACGACTAGTACCAGTTTGGTCAATGTCAATAGAATATGAATtccattttgtttattttgaaatttcCAAAATTTGACTCCTTGATGGTTGATGCCCCCCCTATTTGCTTTTAGAATAattacttttatatttatttgataataatCATGGACCtcacaatttttattaaatttgtggATGGATTAGGTTTGGACTGGactaatttcattctatttaaattattatttaattaatatcatttttatttaaatttaatttaaagatatgTGCTTGGGCAAAATGTCATACCCATTTTTCGGGTCAGGCCCTGGCCTAGAAAATGGGTCCAAAATTCGGTTGAGGCTTGGCTCAGTCCATAATCAGCTCCAATTGATGATGACtgaaattttataattcgaaaaagtataagaattaaataaaataaaattaaaatataaagattaaatttacaattttcGTGTAAAGTATAGGAATTGATAGCAGAATTTAACTAAAAAGAAATTATACTCTTTGATGTGTAGAGTAGAGAAACATGTTCTTTGAGACATTTCTTCAAACATTTGGAACATCGTTTAAAGTGTATTGTGCCTTTTGATTGCAGGAGAAAATGTCTTGTTTTCTTGAGATCTTGAAGTGTATTCTGTGTTGTGAAGACGAGGATATTGGGATTATTGATAACCGAACTTCTTCCAGAGATGCTTTTAGTCGAACTGACAACACTTATCATCGTAGTTCCTCCATAGGTGAATCGTATCGTAGTTCCCAAACTTGGAGTTACCCAACATCATCCCTAAGCTCATCACCCGGAAATGAGTGGCTATATAACATTCATTCATCTACAACTTCAACCAAACCATCTCAGTCCTCGGTTAAGCCGGTTCTATATCCTCCTAGTCCGCTGCCATCATTTAAAACGTCATTCACGGCCCAAAAACCATCTCCATCACCTAAAGGACTGACACCACCTAAATCAACCACACCGTCTCCGAAACCCTCTTCATCGTCTTCTAAGCCATGTCCATCCCTTAAGCCAACTCTATCGGAACTAGGGAAAGGAAAGTACAAAGCAGTCTATCCAAAGGATGCGTTACCGATTTACATGATTCCGAAGGATAACGAGGATTTAATCAAGAGAGACATTGTGCCTGAAGTTTTGGGATTGACATCACCATCCCTTAAGCCAACTCTATAGGAACTAGGGAAAGGAAAGGACAAAGCAGTCTATCCAGTCTATCCAAAGGATGCGTTACCGATTTACATGATTCCGAAGGATATCGAGGATTTAATCAAGAGAGACATTGTGCCTGAAGTTTTGGGATTGACATCACCTAAACCAACCACACCGTCTCCGAAACCCTCTTCATCGTCTTTTAAGCCAAGTCCATCCCTTAAGCCAACTCTATCGGAACTAGGGAAAGGAAAGTACAAAACACTCAATCCAGAGGATACATTACCGATTAAGCCGGTTCTATATCCTCCTAGTCCGCTGCCATCATTTAAAACGTCATTCACGGCCCAAAAACCATCTCCATCATCTAAAGGACTGACACCACCTAAATCAACCACACCGTCTCCGAGACCCTCTTCATCGTCTTCTAAGCCATGTCCATCCCTTAAGCCAACTCTATCGGAACTAGGGAAAGGAAAGTACAAAACAGTCGATCCAAAGGATACGTTACCGATTTACATTATTCCGAAGGCTATCGAGGATTTAATCAAGAGAGACATTGTGCCTAAAGTATTGAAAAAACCATTGTCTGCCTCTACATATCGGGATTTCTTTGCCGCCCTTCTATATGCTGAGGATTCCTATATTGAGGTAATGAGATAGGTTTGCCTTTAATTAAGCAATAATGTATGAAGTACAAAGTGATGAAAACTTACAATGGGCTTGATCGGATTTGATTTGAATTGTTTTTTaccttttttactaaaaaaatgagcaaattattTTGTGTATGTTGAATCAAAGGTTTTTTCAGTTAAAATTTGATGGAAGTGCCACATATATCTCATGTCGACGTACAACGATCAATTTTTACTagtaaaaatggattaaattttttatacaacCAATTTGCTCTTTTGATTTAACCCGACTATTAATACAatggcctccatgatacttttaccagaAATTCATCTCTATACCCCAATTTTCAAATATGGGTAGACCCGGGTGTTGGAACGGATAGtgcaagaaaaacaaaaaggggGAATGCTTTTGGCAATGACCGTCATCTAATCTAAGAACATTGTTCACTGACGTGCTGGACAAGTAAACTCAAAAAAACAAATGGAAACTCAGAACATCATAGCTAGAAACTAATGAATGCTTTTTTTCCCCCTCTGAAACAGAAATGGGGCAGTTTTGCGTTGGAGAATGTACCCATGGAGTTGCATTCAGCAACAATCTATCAAAAGTCAGGAGGAAACAAGCATTCAAAAGCAAGTGAAAAGATGGATGATAAAACTTTTGCAGTATTTAAGGTGGATTCTCTTTCTAACACACAGCCATTTCTTCTGTCAAGGGACTTCGTCTTTGCAAAACGTGTAGGCAAAGAAACCAAACCATTTCAGGTTTCGACTCTTACTCTTTGCATGATCATGCATGTACCATAATATCTAACATGATACCTTATTTGAGCTTTACAGCCAAGACTTTATAGCATGGTGCATATGAGCTCAACCTTATTCCAAGATTCCATGTGTTTGGAGAATCTTTGGAGGATACTATATGTCCGGATATGCTTTCTATATTGATATCGAACATTGGTACTTCAAGAAAAAAGTTGGAGTAACATAGGGTTCAACAAACAATGCATTTAAGAATTAATTTGCAGCTCCCTTCCTAGCTTGCCTATCAAGTGAATATTTGGGCGGTGAATGTATTTCAGAAATGTCTCTATTATAGGAACTTTATCAAATTAGtcctctattattaaatggatcaatttaatccatttactattaaaaagaatcaaatgaaaccaaaaatcaaatagagttaacatttactatttaacagagttaatattttaaaagttttgtaaatgaaatattttatttgaaattgaactgcaattgaaaaaaataaattttcctgACATTTTTTATACTGTAAATGTTAACTCTGATACAATTTGGAcctatttgattctttttaatactatagggactaaattgatccatttaacaCTAGAAGGATTAATTTGATCCGTTCCCTATAATACAATGACTAATTTAGGGCATCTTAGCATTTTGCATTTGTTGCATAGTctagattaataataatatatttatatggatgATTTCATGGAACTATTAACTCTATACCCTGCTGAACAACAAGAATATCATGTCATTCAACCAAATGTCTCATGCAAAGTTCCGGGAAATCCTCTTGATTTGACCTAAGTCTGCAAAATTCTTTGATGATGATGTGCAAAGTTCAAAATTCTCTTACCTCAAGTGTGTGATGATATGTTTTTTATTGATTCCATCATGTAGTCGAAGTTCGAAGTGTGAAAGGTCTTAAATcatttctttctcctttgttaCATTCTTGTGTTGTTGTTGCAGGGTGTTATATATCGGGTTGTGAAGAGCACGTCCATACTAGTCGAATTCGGAGAGGAGTTTCATTCTCAACATGATTCAACCTGCAGATATAATATTAGTTTCTCGTTTAACAGAGTATGTTTGAAAAGGGCTCACCAAGCGATCGCAGCAGCGTCCGCTTCACTAATAGGAAAGTTCCTTTTCCCTGATTCTTTCTCCCAACATCCCATGCATAACTCGGAATATTATAATCTTTATGACCGTAATCTCAATCTAGATGAAAAGTCTGCAGTTCATCGTATTTTGAACATCCAAGGCCCTCCACCATTTCTAGTAAAGGGTCCTCTCTGTACAACTTTCAACGGTAATTCCGAATCCATTTCAAAGCAACTTTCAAGAACTGGACTAGTTGTTAAAGAAGCAGTGCTGCAAACTTATCGACGTCACCCACAATCTAAAATCCTTGTCTGCGCACCTATAAATAGCACATGTGATGTGCTAACGAGAAGCTTGAAAATAGACATTCCAGCATCTGATATCTTCAGAGCCAATGCTGCATTCAGGGAGATAGAAGGGGTTCCTATCGATATTCTTCCTTCTTGCCTTTACAAAAGGGATGCCGAATGTTTCAGTTGTCCTTCGCTCCATAAACTAAGGGAATTCCGAGTCATATTTTCAACTTTTGCAAGTAGTTATCGGCTGTACAATGCCGGCATATCTGCCGGACATTTTAGCCATATCTTTTTGGTGGATGCTTCTTCAGCTACTGAACCAGAGACACTGGTGGCTTTGGCTAACTTTGCTGATGACAGTACAACCGTGATAGTTACCGGTGCACCCGGAAATCGTTCAAGCACTGTCCGTTCAGATATTGCTAGGCAAAAGGGATTGAGAATATCATACTTCGAAAGGCTTTACAAGCTTAGTCCATTCAAGAATGATGATCCAATGTTCATTGCACAGCTTAAGGACCGATCACTTTAGGGCTATTGCTAGGCAGAAGGGATTGAGAATATCATACTTCGAAAGGCTTTGCAAGCTTAGTCCATTCAAGAATGATGATCCAATGTTCGTTGCACAGCTTAAGGACCGATCACTTTAGGGCTGTAAATGAACAAAGTGTTCAATTAACAATTCATGAACAAAGCTTGTTTAGTTATTCTCATTAATAAGCtcatttatgttcatttaaaactcaattaaaactcttttattgtatattaataaatttgttttattgtttgagtgtttatattatttatttataatatgattattaatatttatattgattattttatatctaaaaattaatatatgtttatttatgatttttttaattcataaacATTATTTGTAAACATATTCAACTATATGTTAACGAATATATTCGTTTAACttaaccaaataaacatatatcgATTTGAAACTATTAACGAACATGAACCAAACACatacaaacttaaaaataaacaaacgaacatAAACAGAAATTTGTTCTTTTAAACTCGGTTCATTTACAACAAATGAACAGGTTagccaaaaaagaaaaatccaagATTACAAGaggctaaaaaattaaaaaaggcgTCGTGAAATTGTGTGATGTTTCATTCTTAAATACTTATCCTACTTCTCTCTCACAACATATAAAGTTGCAGTCAAAAGACCTTCATCGATGAAAATTTCATCAATCATTCGGAATAAAATACGAATGACAGATTAGTAACCATAATATCTAAAAGAGTTCATAAACCTATTAATCAATTCAAAACATTAGCAAGACTAGACATATTTCCCTCTATATTTCAGTTTTGATTCTTTACTTACTTTTGAATCACCAGACTCGGCATCTGCTGGACTGAAAACCGAAGAGTGAAGATTACCATTTTCTAACCATTTGAGATGATTCTCCCTGAATTCCAAATGTTTTATCCTAGCTGCCAAAGCAAGTTCCTCCGTGTACAAAGATGTCTTTACCATGGTGAGTAAAACACGACTGTATCGTGAGCTGAGCATCTGTTCGGAAGTGGCAACTAACTTAAAACATGGATGTTCCGGGAAATGGGTTTCTACAGAACCATCTTCTCTCAACACAGGATAGAAGAATACAAGCCTGCCACCCATTATGAGCATCCTAGCAGCAAGATCAAGCAAGTCATGGACACACTCAACTAGGGTATAAGCTGCAGTTGATGGTATATGGTCTGCCCTTTTGTCATCAGGGACAGTGTAAGGGCTAACAATCCCCTTGAGCAATTTTCGACCACCAGACTTACGTCCACCGGCCCGAACACCATATGGGGGATCACAAATTATCCCATCAAACACCTATGCAAAAGCAAGAAGGGATACTTATAATCAAAGACACATGGAAGAGGCGACCATAAACAAACCAAAATAATCTCTTATAAAACTTCAAATGATCCTCTCTAAGCACCCGTTCATGTGTGTTAGTGTTTTTCGATCAAAACAACACCACGAAGACTTATTGAGCTCAAAAGAATTAAGAAAAATGTTGATCAAAGAAGACCTATGAattcaaaacaattaaaaataggGTTATATCATTTTTGGGGGCCTGATCTTGGCAACTTTTCTCACGTTAGAGCCTGaactttttttgtccaatttaggccctgaacttggcaattgttcccacattggggcttaaatttttttttgtccaagttagtcctTGAAAACCATAAAGCTCAAGCTCCAATGTGGGAATAGCTGCCAAGTTCAAGCCTCAGATTTGAgaacaattgccaagttcaaggactaacttggacaaaaaaaaaagatcaagtcCCAATGTGGTAAAAATTCCTTAATTCATGCCCGAATGTAggaacaattgccaagttcaGAGCCTAACTTAGACCAAAAAGAATTTTAGATCCCAATATGATAATAGTTGCCAAGTTTAGGCCCCAAATAATGATTTAACCCTCAAAAATACACTAGCATATTTAACAGCAAACAATCATACAAGAAATTACCTCCTTTAATCCAGGACGCCAAGGAGGAAGGTTGTTATCTGCCCTCAACAAACCAATTGGCATCGGTAATCCATACTACAATGcagcaaataaatatatattctcaAACACATCTATTGCATGTAGataaaaaccaaaaacaaaaagatgaattgCTTATTATGTGGCACATTCACCTGTTTGAAGTTACTCCAGACATTACAATCAGGGCCACGTCCATCACGAACTACTCTAATGTCGATATCTGCACCCTGAACAAATCCAAGAAGTTGTCAATAGACCAAAGTTACTGCACAAATGTTTGTCATATGATTTCCAAAAGAAAGTCATTGATTGATTGATTCAATGAATGAATATTTTgcactaaattgagaaaatgcaATACCATTGTCATTGCTCCAAAGTGAGCAGCAGAAACAAGAATGCTCCCAGTGCCAACGAAAGGGTCATAAACAAGTTTCCCAGGTGCAGCCTGAGCTTGATTGGCCATTAAGAAAGCCATTTCCGCATCCATTGCTGTTGGTCCAAGATAATTTCGGGTTTTCAATTGATACATTGGTATAAGTTTCCTGTCAGCTACACCAATTTCCCTACCAAAGAATATTCTCCTTTTAACAACCGGTGGAAGTCCATTATTAGTCTCATTTTCATCAGTTTCCATTAGCCAAAAATTGTGATCTGGGTTCTTTAAATTAACTCGACCCTGCAAAAACAAGTCGATTTAGTGTTAGAACTTAGAAACCCATTATACAAAATTTACAGATATAAGCTATTCCAATTCTTCTTCTCATTtccaaaatataacaattttttcCTTCTCTTACATGCTTGGATGCAAGCTACACTAGTACCAACAAGCAGGGGTGTAATTGAGAAACTGATGCTCGCAAGCTACTCAAGTTCTACTCGAAAAAAACTCAAACTTGATTTGGTAATTCTCAAGCCGAGCTCAAGTTATCAATTGAACTGAATTTGAGCTCAATAATAATGGCTCACGAGCCTTATTGagcttttcatttttaatatatatatttaatattttatattattagattatgttattatccttaatatatattatcaacCCTAAGCTTAATATTGAGCCGAGCTCGAGCTTGAATATGTACAAGCTTAATTGAGCTTGAGTACAAAGCTCAATTATATCTCAAGCCAAGCTCGAGCTTAAAATTAGATGTTTGATCAAGCTTGAGCCAAGCATTTAGATTCGAATTTTGAATGGAGCTCGAGCTTGTCATTATTCAAGCTCAGCTCAATTACACTCCTAGCAAGATATTAGGGTCAGGgtaaaaataattcaaatccaACCTGATCATCTTCCAATCGAATTCTAGCTATCGAGCAGATTGAACTCAAGTATCTAACAGTGAACTCAAATAATTCGCAAATGCAAGCACAAACAATTGAACTATGAGAATTAAGCTTAATTTTTACTAACTCCTATTAAGCAAAGCTCGAGCATCTTTATCTCGAATCAAGCTTCACGACATTGATTTCAAGTTAAGCTCAAGCTCAACACTATTATGCattaacattttataaataaacTGATTAATCAAACCTTGAAAGGAATATAGGAAAGCCCTTGAATCCGTTCATTCTGTTCCTGAAGACTCAATACTTTCCCAAAACTATCAACAGTAATCTTAAACGTACTTTCGTACTCCAAATATGGCAACTTCCGTTCATCTGGATAACTTTTCACGGCCTCTTCAAGCTCCTCAAAGTCATTTCCTTCACCCCAAAGTTCATAAATTCCTTTCACAAGTATACCTAAAAAAAACAAATCTCagatttcaaaaatcaaaatccaatttcaataaacaaaagggaatattattattttacttcgGTTCGCGATTTTCCTAGCGACGTCTTCGTAAGGTAAATGAACGAAATGGAAGGGGGAATCGGGGTGGTGATGTTTAGGAAGCCGCCATTGTAAAACCTTGTCTTGGGTATTGAAATCGGAGCTCCGTTTGTCTCCGAAGGCTCCGAAAAGATCGGCCAAAGACTCGAATTCGGGTATTCTGTAATCGAGAAGCCTGTGGTAAAATACGCATAGGTACCACATCGGTTGTGTTTGGAGAAGAAAGCTCAAGGAAGACGAAGGTGAGATTAAAGCAGAATAAAGGTATGGCTGTAAAGCTTAAACCCAAAACCCTCTTTTTCATGTCAACCTTTAACTtaccaaaacggtgccgtttcattCAACACGTGAGAAAGTCATTCATGAACATTGTAacattttgggttaattttgaattttatccctctactttatgaaaattaagaaattagTCATCCTGTTTTAATTTATCAGAATTTAAACTATCATATTGAAAATCAACTACTCAACCATTTATACGTAAAATATTAGCAAAAGTAAAGAGCTCAACAATTTGTGTAGTAAACATAGAATATGAtgactaaattttgaaaaattaaaatagaaaaactaatttCTCATATTAGACTTAATGTTTTTGGTGTTATAATTTTGGATATGATCAATAAAACATCAAATTGATGtaataaatacaaaacatatatgattaacaaatataaaaatattacaataagttcgatataatttatttaatatgatttgaattaattttaacacGTTTATTCATCAATTtgctattttttataaaaaaatcaacaaaacaaatcgtatacttaattaaaaaacaaaaaaaattatatcattcCATTTATGGATAAATCAgtttgtttctaaaattttaagtttttaacatTAAACAACCCACCCAACATTagttaaaaaaatccaaataattaaaaataaataaaataaaatatatcatttcCACTTTCGGATAaattagttttagaattttaacaTTACACAACCCACCCAatattaataaagaaaaaaaaaatcaaagatggCTGATGGTTAGCTAATAAGTTGAGGCGAGATGCAAAATTTGGCACAAAATATCGGCCTCATCGCTTGAGAAAAACACGGATACAAACACACAATATGGATACAGCAATATAGAGACTCGGCAGCACCGGAAATATTAATAAGTTCAATATCAAAATACTCGTCATTGATTCCACTTTTCTTTTCGGGGAGGGAGGGGGGATGAGCTCGTTGATAATGTATTGATCACGTTTGATTTTACTTTTACCTTTTGACATGTCCAACACATATTTTACTGTGTCAAGACCATATCCCTGTCCAGCGCTCAGACACGTCCCTAACAAAAGTGTCAGATACAAATACTAGAAATCTAAAAGTTCAATCAGATACAAATAAATCAAACAACAGACCATGTGCCTCGGTTTAGGtccaaaccttaaaccctaaatttcaATGACAAAATCATCTACCAATGTGAGTTAGACACGTAGCGGAAAAGTGGGAAAAGTGGGAAAGGCCTACCATGTTTGTGCTGCAATCTGACGGTATCGGAAGAAAAAGAGATAGAGAATTGGTTGCCGCAACTTCCCCTATGATCCTTTCTCATTTTCTAGGAATACAGTCAGCTACCACAACATAGCTTGAATAAAGCATTCATAAATTTGTTGGAAGTATAACGCAACTCTAAACAACAACATTAATCTCTATAAATTACCAACCGGAAAGATCATTGTCCCTAACCTTCATCAAAAACGAAAGCTTTAAGAAGATAAAGTTTGACATCACGTGCAATAAAGTTCTAAGCAACCCTTAAGAACTTAATGATAATGAGATGATTATGAGGTCACGCAATTCCTAACTCGAAGGAGATGACTGCTTCAATTTTGCTTGTAAAATAAGTCCAGCTTCATCGGCTAATGTTTTCTTCTTAGATGCAACCTACATTTTAAATTACAAGTTTCATTACCAAAACAGAAAGGGATCCTTAACAATCAACAAACATTCgaagaacaaaagaaatttaATCTTGTTTGCCAAAAGAAAGCACCAATATTGAAGGAAATCCATCTCAACCTAATCAActattcttttcttctctttttttttttaagttttcgaTACATTTATTCCTTTACCCCAAGAGAACCTTAATCAGTATCATCCCGCAATGAGAAATTACAAAGATGTATCCACGTGGACATGTATGACACAAGATTAATCGGAAGGAAGAGTGATCCTTCCTAATTTCAGAAGATTTAAAGCAATCAAATCTAGGGAACAACTAACAAACAAGTATCAATGACTGCGGACTTGGTCCAATTAGTTCATGCTTCCACCTATACGAGGTGATATCTAGCAAGTCTAGGATTCAAACGCAAAAGAACCTTAATTAGCAATCAAATCTAGGTAACAAGTAACAAACAAGTACCAAAAAGCCCAGACTTAGACCAGTTAGTTCATACATACACCTTTAAGAGGTGATATCTAACACGTCTAAATGATTCAAATGCCAGAGAAACTTAATTAGTACCATCCAGCAATGAGAAATTACAAAGACATATCCACGTGCATATGAACGAAACAGAACAAATCAGAAGAGAAAGCCACAATCAAATAAgctttaaaacaacaaaatctaGGTAAACAACTAACAAACAAAAACTCATTAACCCAGACTTAATCCAGTTAACTCATGCATTCACTATCTAGCAGGTCACAATTCGAATCTTAATATCTGCAAAACCCTTTATACTATCTATCTTTTTTACCAAAAACAGGAACTGACAAGTACCTATCAACTCTTTATAGCGTTATATGCTTCTTTCCACCAAAAAATGATGAGCTAAAGGTAGAAGAAGGTAAAGGTACCTCGATAAGTTGATCGAAATTGGATTTCAGTAAGTTGATCTTACGCTCGCAATAATCTTTGCCTTCAGCCATTGTTttctgaagaaaaaaaaatcaaaatacaaaacaATTAGGGCAAATTAGATCATACTCCAGCAGAAACTGCAAGCGTTGAAGAAAGAAATAAATAGGGGAAAGAATTATATAGGGACCTCAACGAAGTATCCAGTGCCAATATCAACGAGAACCTTATCGGCATCGTCGAGTGTGCCGGGAACATAGAGGGAAGCAGTGAGAGGAACCAACATTTTCTTccctaaaacccaaaaaaaaaatcaatatatatagtatatatgACAATTAAGATATTTTATTACTAACAGAATGAAATGAAGGAGGTGATTGATAGGAGATGGGATGGTGGACGGACCTTGAGGGCGGAGGGAAAGGTCGTGGAGAGCGGCGGAGGCGTTCTCGAGGCGGCCGGTGGCGGCGCGGATGTTATTAAGACTGTCTTGTAAGAGATTGACTTCAATATCTGCTTGTTCTTTGACTGCTTTGAGCTGATCTaagctcatcttctccatatccCCCGTTCTGATCACTTGTTGGCTTCCTCCTCCTCTTGACGacgccat contains:
- the LOC107928916 gene encoding tRNA (guanine(10)-N2)-methyltransferase homolog isoform X1, with product MWYLCVFYHRLLDYRIPEFESLADLFGAFGDKRSSDFNTQDKVLQWRLPKHHHPDSPFHFVHLPYEDVARKIANRSILVKGIYELWGEGNDFEELEEAVKSYPDERKLPYLEYESTFKITVDSFGKVLSLQEQNERIQGLSYIPFKGRVNLKNPDHNFWLMETDENETNNGLPPVVKRRIFFGREIGVADRKLIPMYQLKTRNYLGPTAMDAEMAFLMANQAQAAPGKLVYDPFVGTGSILVSAAHFGAMTMGADIDIRVVRDGRGPDCNVWSNFKQYGLPMPIGLLRADNNLPPWRPGLKEVFDGIICDPPYGVRAGGRKSGGRKLLKGIVSPYTVPDDKRADHIPSTAAYTLVECVHDLLDLAARMLIMGGRLVFFYPVLREDGSVETHFPEHPCFKLVATSEQMLSSRYSRVLLTMVKTSLYTEELALAARIKHLEFRENHLKWLENGNLHSSVFSPADAESGDSKVSKESKLKYRGKYV
- the LOC107928971 gene encoding probable prefoldin subunit 5: MASSRGGGSQQVIRTGDMEKMSLDQLKAVKEQADIEVNLLQDSLNNIRAATGRLENASAALHDLSLRPQGKKMLVPLTASLYVPGTLDDADKVLVDIGTGYFVEKTMAEGKDYCERKINLLKSNFDQLIEVASKKKTLADEAGLILQAKLKQSSPSS
- the LOC107928913 gene encoding probable RNA helicase SDE3: MSCFLEILKCILCCEDEDIGIIDNRTSSRDAFSRTDNTYHRSSSIGESYRSSQTWSYPTSSLSSSPGNEWLYNIHSSTTSTKPSQSSVKPVLYPPSPLPSFKTSFTAQKPSPSPKGLTPPKSTTPSPKPSSSSSKPCPSLKPTLSELGKGKYKAVYPKDALPIYMIPKDIEDLIKRDIVPEVLGLTSPKPTTPSPKPSSSSFKPSPSLKPTLSELGKGKYKTLNPEDTLPIKPVLYPPSPLPSFKTSFTAQKPSPSSKGLTPPKSTTPSPRPSSSSSKPCPSLKPTLSELGKGKYKTVDPKDTLPIYIIPKAIEDLIKRDIVPKVLKKPLSASTYRDFFAALLYAEDSYIEKWGSFALENVPMELHSATIYQKSGGNKHSKASEKMDDKTFAVFKVDSLSNTQPFLLSRDFVFAKRVGKETKPFQGVIYRVVKSTSILVEFGEEFHSQHDSTCRYNISFSFNRVCLKRAHQAIAAASASLIGKFLFPDSFSQHPMHNSEYYNLYDRNLNLDEKSAVHRILNIQGPPPFLVKGPLCTTFNGNSESISKQLSRTGLVVKEAVLQTYRRHPQSKILVCAPINSTCDVLTRSLKIDIPASDIFRANAAFREIEGVPIDILPSCLYKRDAECFSCPSLHKLREFRVIFSTFASSYRLYNAGISAGHFSHIFLVDASSATEPETLVALANFADDSTTVIVTGAPGNRSSTVRSDIARQKGLRISYFERLYKLSPFKNDDPMFIAQLKDRSL
- the LOC107928916 gene encoding tRNA (guanine(10)-N2)-methyltransferase homolog isoform X2, which translates into the protein MWYLCVFYHRLLDYRIPEFESLADLFGAFGDKRSSDFNTQDKVLQWRLPKHHHPDSPFHFVHLPYEDVARKIANRSILVKGIYELWGEGNDFEELEEAVKSYPDERKLPYLEYESTFKITVDSFGKVLSLQEQNERIQGLSYIPFKGRVNLKNPDHNFWLMETDENETNNGLPPVVKRRIFFGREIGVADRKLIPMYQLKTRNYLGPTAMDAEMAFLMANQAQAAPGKLVYDPFVGTGSILVSAAHFGAMTMGADIDIRVVRDGRGPDCNVWSNFKQYGLPMPIGLLRADNNLPPWRPGLKEVFDGIICDPPYGVRAGGRKSGGRKLLKGIVSPYTVPDDKRADHIPSTAAYTLVECVHDLLDLAARMLIMGGRLVFFYPVLREDGSVETHFPEHPCFKLVATSEQMLSSRYSRVLLTMVKTSLYTEELALAARIKHLEFRENHLKWLENGNLHSSVFSPADAESGDSKP